The nucleotide window GTCTTCAAGGAGTTCAACCCCGAGTGGCAAAAGGTCCAGACTGTTTTCGTGGACGTGTCCTTCTTTCACAAAGCCATCCTCCAGGAGCTCTTTCCTGCTGCCCAGGTGCTCCTTTCTGTCTATCACACTGTCCGACTGCTCGAGAAGAACATGAGGGAAGCAGAAATCTCCTCTTCACTCAAACAGAACTTGATGCTGGCCTTGCAGAAGGCCGTGTTTTCCCCTTCAGCTGCACGTCTGGATGCCCTCTCCCAGCTGGTGAAGCGTGTGGTCAGCCCAGAGCTGTACAACTACCTGCAAGCCAACTGGTTCTCCTGTAAGCTGCTGTGGTGCCTGCACGCAGAGAAAGGTCTGCAGTCCTGCGGCATGCACATGGACAGCCTGGACCTCATCACGCACCAGATATCCAGCCTCTTTGGCCGGCAGCCGTCCTTGGAGGCGAGCGTTCTTCGTTTTCTGGAGTGTGCGGACTGCCTTGATTCCAGGAGCTTGGAAAGCCTGAACCGGGGCTCCTCGAGCACCGAGGAGAATGGTTGGAGCAGCCTCCAGGAGCAGCCTGATGCGCGTTCTGGTGCTGCAGCAGGATCAGACCCCATTTCTGGCTCTCCGGCTCTTGCTGAGCACCCTGAGCCCActgggcaggctgcagcagcGGGGACAGACAGCATGCTGGCCACACTGTGGGAGAGCTGCACGGACCTGGGCTCctggctgtgcctgaaggagtgGGAGGTGGTGCAAACGTCCACCCAGCTGCTCAGCCCGGTGCCGGGCGGCCTCACCGTTCGGCTGCTGGAGGACGCACACCAGGTGAGCCGGGACTGccgcagctgcagctgctgcttccacCGCCGCTACCGGCTCCCCTGCAGGCATGTCCTGGCCGTGCTGCAGGCTCACCGGGGACATGTGGAGGAGGGCATGGTGTGCAGGCGCTGGCAGAAGAGGTACCAGCGGCTCCTGGCCCCTGGGGCCGGTCCCCCAGGCCACGGCGGGGGCTCGGTGGGCAACCAGCCagagggcaggggggagaaggtCCGGTGTCTCAGCCTGGAGCTGGCCAACCTGCTGATGCAGTGCgaggggcaggagctggaggagcgcAGCTCGGTGCTGGCGGTGATCCTGGCTGCCTGGGCTCGGTCACCGGGGCCGCCGGCCGGGAAGGAGGAGCCGGTGCCTCCGCACTGCTCCGGGTAACGGGGACACCGAAGAGATGCGTGATGGCGGAGGGGAgctcccggccggccccggccccgtgcGCTGTACCGCGGCTGCTCCGGGCAGCGCCCGGGCCCTCCGGTCCCGGCAGCGATGGGCCGTGCCCGGCCGGTACcggcggcggtgccgggggcGCGCCCGGCCGGCAGGGGGCCCCAAACGCCGCCCGACGTCATGGCGCGCCCCACGGTGATTGGCGGCGTCCCCGGCTGAGAGCGGGGCACGCCGGGATACACTCCCCGCCCTGGAACGGAGCGGGGCACGGCGGGATATGTCCCCCCGGTAGCGGCGGCCGCGGGGAAGGGACGtgccgcggcggggccgcggccgagCGCTCCCGGCCCCGGCAGGGCTGGCGATGGCGCAGGCCCCGCCGGGCCTGGGCCGCGGCTCCCTGGTGGCCTACGAGCTGGGCGCGGGCGGCCGCATGGCCTCCGTCAGCTTCCAGAGCGCCGCCATGGGCAGTGTCTTCGCCTGCTTCCCCCGGGCGCTGCTGGTGCACCGGGCCGCTGGACCGGCCGGCCGGGTCCTCTACGTCTTCCTGGtggccggcccggccccggggctgcggggtggCATGGCCAGGGTGGTGCACCTCGCCGTCCTGCGGGACGAGTCGGCTGGGAGCCTGGCCCGCATGTACGGGGTGTTCCGGGCCTTCAACCCCGCCTGGGCCGAGACCCGGCTCCTGCTGGTGGGGCCCGGCCTCCCCCAGCCGCCCGCGCTCGCCCAGGCCTTTCCGTCAGCAGAGGTGCAGCTCTCCATCTTCCACCTCTGCAAGCGCCTGCAGCAGCAGGTCCAGCGGCTGGCCTTGGAGGACCGCACCGAGCGCCTGATCCTGGCCACCCTGAGCGACGCTGTGCACGCAGCCACCGAGAGCAGCCGCAGGAAGATGCATGCGCTCCTGAGGGACCTCGTGGCGCCCAACTTGCTGCCTCAGCTTCATATTCGCTGGCTGCTCGATGGTGAGATCTGGGCCGCACACAGGGAGAGGAGTTGGGGGGAGGCCAGTAACTACTTTAGGGACCTGGAGATCGTCACCCAGGGGTTAAGCCAGGTTTTCAGCGCTGAGCTCTCTCTGGAGAGCTGCATCACCTCCTTAGCCCAGCACTACCAAAAGTGTGTTTCTAAGAGCCCTCCTGATGCTGCGACGTGCTCCGCTCCGCATCCTGATCACTGTGCCGCTTGGGCAGCTCCCCAAAGCCTGCCTGCCTCGGGTTCGCCTCTCACCCCTGTGGCGTGCCAGGGTAAGCTGCCTCAGAGCTCCGTCCAGGCCTCccccaccacagcagcagctcagcagcagcagccagtgctggcTTCTCTCACAGCTGCTAAGAGTCCCGTGATTGTTCTCCAGAGTCGACCGGCAGCTCctcagctccctgcagctctTCAGCATCAGCCTGAAACCCCCCAGGCTCTCGTCCTCCAGAGGGAGCCCATGAGCCCTCAGTCCTCATTAGATCATTCCTCTACTGTGGCTAAACTGGAGGCCACAGAAAACCTGGAGGGTGACAGTGAAGAGGAGATTAACAGAAGGACTGAGGAAGGCATCAAGCAGTCTTTGAGTGATATTTGCACAGAGCCTGCTGCCA belongs to Accipiter gentilis chromosome 14, bAccGen1.1, whole genome shotgun sequence and includes:
- the ZSWIM3 gene encoding zinc finger SWIM domain-containing protein 3 — encoded protein: MELGSRFRSYEDFRERFRAYKLAQGCRYSLRSCISVRFHNRQHGTAVREDVVFMQVKFGCARTQKYSKKRKQQPRLCPAYFVLQYEEDIDQLVISELNSDHVHADPVFSLTRAATATASTVARDGPATELCEQQQAGGTNSSSEAHEDSHTVTGQPVDRVPAPYGAPVLPEAGKENASALVSMAEVMKTFLRVDRGSLASISADSDHGLDRLSFQTSKMKNSFMQFPESLLLHRVLSEGGHVLYALLVESEERVGKVVHLSLLKDDTASSIRKMLTVFKEFNPEWQKVQTVFVDVSFFHKAILQELFPAAQVLLSVYHTVRLLEKNMREAEISSSLKQNLMLALQKAVFSPSAARLDALSQLVKRVVSPELYNYLQANWFSCKLLWCLHAEKGLQSCGMHMDSLDLITHQISSLFGRQPSLEASVLRFLECADCLDSRSLESLNRGSSSTEENGWSSLQEQPDARSGAAAGSDPISGSPALAEHPEPTGQAAAAGTDSMLATLWESCTDLGSWLCLKEWEVVQTSTQLLSPVPGGLTVRLLEDAHQVSRDCRSCSCCFHRRYRLPCRHVLAVLQAHRGHVEEGMVCRRWQKRYQRLLAPGAGPPGHGGGSVGNQPEGRGEKVRCLSLELANLLMQCEGQELEERSSVLAVILAAWARSPGPPAGKEEPVPPHCSG